In one Mucilaginibacter ginsenosidivorax genomic region, the following are encoded:
- a CDS encoding SprT-like domain-containing protein: MDKVKVLEKYLPPDAAPLIGRWIDYFKCEFKISRNRGTKFGDYRSPYAGKGHRISVNYDLNPYAFLVTTVHEFAHLHTWNEHKQKAKPHGTEWKGNFKKMMQPFFEKDIFPPDVKHAITSYLDNPAASSCSDLNLYRSLRKYDAPKEAMLTVEKVPFKALFKIKGDRVFRKEEQLRKRFKCVEVKTKRVYLFSPVAEVELVEE; this comes from the coding sequence TTGGATAAAGTAAAAGTTTTAGAAAAGTATCTTCCACCTGATGCTGCCCCGCTCATTGGCCGCTGGATTGACTACTTTAAATGCGAGTTTAAAATTTCGCGTAACCGCGGCACTAAATTTGGCGATTATCGTTCGCCTTATGCCGGTAAAGGCCACCGTATATCGGTTAACTATGACCTTAACCCCTATGCTTTTTTGGTAACTACCGTACATGAGTTTGCGCACCTGCATACCTGGAACGAGCATAAGCAAAAAGCTAAGCCGCACGGAACCGAGTGGAAAGGTAATTTTAAAAAGATGATGCAGCCTTTTTTTGAGAAGGATATTTTTCCGCCCGATGTAAAGCACGCCATTACCAGCTACCTGGATAATCCGGCGGCTTCCAGCTGTTCGGACCTGAACCTTTACAGATCGCTCCGCAAATACGACGCACCTAAAGAGGCAATGCTAACGGTTGAGAAAGTCCCCTTTAAAGCCCTGTTTAAAATAAAAGGCGACCGCGTTTTCAGGAAGGAAGAACAACTGCGCAAGCGTTTTAAATGTGTGGAGGTGAAAACCAAACGTGTTTATTTGTTTAGCCCGGTTGCCGAAGTGGAATTGGTGGAGGAATAG
- a CDS encoding type II toxin-antitoxin system VapC family toxin: MAAEKIICDTDVIIDYFDTRKSRHEETRIILEQKIGFQHILISSITKMELISGANNKADLHKISKDINRFGVLLINPEINLRAIDLVQSYRLSHGLAIADAMIAATAIQTELKLFTYNIKDFKFISKLSLYKPE, from the coding sequence ATGGCAGCGGAAAAAATAATTTGTGATACTGATGTTATCATCGACTATTTTGATACCCGTAAATCCCGTCACGAAGAGACCCGGATTATACTCGAACAAAAAATAGGTTTTCAGCATATATTGATTTCCTCCATCACAAAAATGGAACTTATTTCGGGTGCCAATAACAAAGCCGATCTGCATAAAATAAGTAAAGATATCAACAGGTTCGGCGTCCTTTTAATTAACCCCGAGATAAATTTACGAGCCATAGATCTTGTGCAATCCTACAGGTTAAGTCATGGTCTTGCAATTGCTGATGCAATGATTGCCGCTACCGCTATTCAAACGGAATTAAAGTTGTTTACCTATAACATCAAGGATTTTAAATTTATATCTAAACTATCTTTGTATAAACCGGAATAG